DNA from Bradyrhizobium diazoefficiens USDA 110:
TGGGCTCGCGCTTCCCCTACAAGGACATGCTCGACCGCGACGCCATGCATGTGGTGATGGCGGATCTGTGCTGGACCGGCGGCCTCACCGAAGGCCGCAAGATCGCGGCGATGGCCGAGACCTATCACCGGCCCTTTGCTCCTCATGATTGCATCGGCCCGATCGGCTTCATCGCCGCCATCCACATGTCGTTCAGCCAGCCCAACACGCTGATCCAGGAATCGGTGCGCGCCTTCTACAAGGGCTGGTACAACGAGCTCGTCACCACGATGCCTGTTATCAAGGACGGCTATGTCTTCCCGATGGAAGGCCCCGGCCTTGGCGTGGACCTGCTGCCTGCGGTATTCGACCGCAGCGATCTCACCGTGCGCCGCTCCAACGTCTGAGGATTTCTTGAGATGAGCACCGCCCTTTTCGACCTTTCCGGCCACACCGCGCTCGTGACCGGCTCCTCCCGCGGGCTCGGCCGCGCCATCGCCGAGGGCATGGCCAAGGCCGGCGCCAGGCTGATCATCAACGGCGTCGATCCCAAGCGCGTCGAGCAGGCCGTCGCCGAGTTTCGCGCCGCCGGCTACCTGGCCGAAGGCGCAGCCTTCAACGTAACGGACGAGCCGGCGATCGTCGCCGCCTTCAACGACTTCGACAAGAAGGGCATTGAGGTCGACATTCTCGTCAACAATGCCGGCATCCAGCACCGCAAGCCGCTGGTCGAGTTCACCACCGACGAATGGCGCAAGGTGATCGAGACTGACCTGACCAGCGCCTTCGTGATCGGCCGCGAGGCCGGCAAGCGCATGATCCCGCGCAAGCGCGGCAAGATCATCAATATCGGCTCGCTCGGCAGCGAGCTCGCACGTCCCACCATCGCGCCCTACACGGCAGCGAAGGGCGGCATCAAGAACCTGACCCGCTCGATGGCGGTGGAATGGGCCCAGCACGGCATCCAGGCCAATGCGATCGGCCCCGGCTACATGCTGACCGACATGAACGAGGCGCTGGTCAACAACACCGATTTCAACAACTGGCTGATGGGCCGCATCCCCTCCAAGCGCTGGGGCAGACCGGACGAGCTGGTCGGCGCGGCGATCTTCCTGGCGTCGGACGCCTCCACTTACGTCAACGGCCAGATCATCTATGTCGACGGCGGCATGATCGCCGCGATGTGATCGCGAAACGCTAAGGGAAAGAGACCATGCGCGCCGTCGTCATTCACGCCCCGAAAGACCTGCGGATCGACAGCTATCCCGATCCGGCACCCGGCCCGGGCGAGGTCCGCGTCAAGATCGCCAATGGCGGCATCTGCGGCTCGGACCTGCATTACTACCATCACGGCGGCTTCGGCGTCGTGCGCATCCAGCAGCCGATGGCGCTGGGCCATGAGATCGCCGGCGTGGTCGCGGCCGTCGGTGACGGCGTGACCAGCGTGAAGCCGGGCACGCGCGTCGCCGTCAATCCGAGCAAGCCGTGCGGCAAGTGCCTGCATTGCCAGGAGGGGATGCGCAACCAATGCCTCGACATGCGCTTCCTCGGCAGCGCGATGCGCTTTCCCCATGTGCAGGGCGGCTTTCGCGAGTTCCTCACGATCGATGCGACGCAGGCCGTACCGATCGCGGATGAGCTGTCGCTGGCCGAGGCCGCGGTCGCCGAGCCGCTCGCGGTTTGCCTGCATGCCGGCAAGCAGGCCGGCCCCCTCCTCGGCAAGCGCGTGCTGATCACCGGCTGCGGCCCGATCGGTGCACTGATGATCCTGGTCTCGCGTTTCGGCGGGGCGTCCGAGATCGTGGTGACCGATGTCGCCGACGCGCCGCTGGCGGTCGCCAGAAAGCTCGGTGCCACCCACGCCATCAACGTCGCGACCCATGCCACCGCGCTCGATCCCTGGCGCGCCGGCAAGGGCGTGTTCGACACGCTGTTCGAGGCTTCCGGCAACCAGGCTGCGCTCCGCACCGCGCTCGACGTGCTCAGGCCCGGCGCCACGCTGGTGCAGCTCGGCCTCGGCGGCGAGATGACGCTGCCGATCAACTCCATCGTCGCCAAGGAATTGCAGCTCCGCGGCACCTTCCGCTTCGATCCCGAGTTCGAGCTCGCGGTGCGGCTGATGGGCGAAGGCCTGATCGACGTCAAGCCGCTGATCACGGCCACCATGCCGTTCGAGAACGCGGTCGCCGCCTTCGAGCTTGCCAGCGACCGTTCGCAGTCGATGAAGGTGCAGCTGTCGTTCTAGGGCTTTGCCTGGCTCTCGATCAGCCGGTCGCTGACCAGCCGTACGGCGCCGCGCTTCCAGGAATAGTCCGCGCCCATGCGCAGGCCGCTGTCACCGCGCGCCAGCACCGCCCCGGTCCTGGCATCGCGGAGCTGGAAGCCGAGCGTGTATTCGGTGCGGCTGACCCGCCGCACCACGCCGATCAGCGACTGGTCCGCGCCGAGCTTTTGCGCAATCGCGGCCTCGCAGCCGCCACAGTCGCGCAAGGCACGCGCCTTCACCGCCTCGCCGCTGATATCGACGATACGGTAGCGGCCGGACTGGCCCAGGGCCTCACGCACGCTGCCGGTGACCTCGGCCAGGTATGACGCATCCGAAGCGGCCGAGGCGCCCGCCGAAGCTGCGGTCGTGTCCTCGAGCTCGAAATCGAACACCGCCAGCGCGACCGGCGCCGGCGTGCTGAGCGCGGCCATCACCTCGCGGGAGACAAAAATCTCGGCGCGCTCCCAGGATTCATCATTGTCGCCGCGGAAGGTGTAGAGCTTGTCCATCACGAGCCTCTTCGCGCCGACGTCGATCACGGCGACCTTGGCCCATTGCACCAGCGTGCTCGTCTTCTGGATGCCGCCGATAACCTTGAAGGCCGCGCCGTCCTGCGCCGACGGCACTGGCCGGTAGCGGCCGTCCGCACTGATATCGCGCCTGAGCGCGGCCATGAACGCCGACAGCCGCCGCTCATGGGCGGCGGTCTGGTTGGCCGGCTCGGCCGACGTATCGGTATAGCTGAAATCGTCCATGGCAACGCCGATGGCCGCCCCGGCACCGGCTGGCGAATAGGCCGCCGGGAGGACGACAAGGAGAAAAGCAGAGCAGATCAACCGGGACAGGTGCATGAGCGGGCCTCGTGTGACGGAGCGGCGCGAAAATCTGGATGGCCGCCTCTCGCCATGCAACCGTGCCCGTCCCGGCGAACGCCGGGAAATTTTCACGACGTTGCACTGCGGTAGAGCACAGCGCTTTCCGCCGCTTGCGTTCTGCCGTTTAATGCGGTGGCGACAAACCCGTTCGCGCCAGGTGCCTGCCGATGTGGAACCGCCCGAGATTCGATCTCAAGGTCCGTCTGACGTTGCGCGTGGCCGCAATATCGGCCGCCTGCTTCGCCGCGATCTCCGCCTATTTCCTTGTAACGGCTGATCGCGAGGCGCATGCGCGCATCGACGGTATCGCCGCCATCGTGGCGAAGTCGCTGGAGCTGCAACAGGGCAAGGTCCAGTGGGTGGCGAACCCGCGCTCGGACTTCCCCAACCTTGACCCCGTATCGGCCTATGTGATGACGCCCGGCCTGTGCCTGGCATTCCGTGGCGCGAACGGCGAGATACTCCAGCGGTTCTGCAGTGGCGCGCCTACTCCGGCAAACCCGCCGCCGCAGGTCTTCGCGGCCTTCTATCGCAGCCTGTTCGACCCCGGCCGTGAGGCAGCGCGGCCAGTGATCGTGCGCGGAGCGAAGCTCGGCGAGACCGTGGTCTCGGTCGATCCGGCCGTGCAGACGGCGGAGGCATGGCACGAGGCCGGCCGCCTGATGATTGCGCTTGCGATCGCACTGCCGCTGCTCTGCGCACTGGTCTATGCGGCACTGGCGCGGGCGCTGCGCCCCACCCGCATGATCCGCACCGGCCTCGAACGAATCGCCGCCAATGACCTCACCGCGCGGCTGCCGCCGTTCGACCTCGCCGAGCTCTCCGCCATCCGCGACGTCTTCAACCATCTCGCCGAAAGCCTCGACACCGCGCTTGCCGAGCGCAGCGAGCTGACGCGAAAGCTGATCGCGCTCCAGGACGAGGAGCGCCGCCATCTCGCGCGCGAGCTGCACGACGAGTTCGGCCAGTCACT
Protein-coding regions in this window:
- a CDS encoding sensor histidine kinase, whose amino-acid sequence is MWNRPRFDLKVRLTLRVAAISAACFAAISAYFLVTADREAHARIDGIAAIVAKSLELQQGKVQWVANPRSDFPNLDPVSAYVMTPGLCLAFRGANGEILQRFCSGAPTPANPPPQVFAAFYRSLFDPGREAARPVIVRGAKLGETVVSVDPAVQTAEAWHEAGRLMIALAIALPLLCALVYAALARALRPTRMIRTGLERIAANDLTARLPPFDLAELSAIRDVFNHLAESLDTALAERSELTRKLIALQDEERRHLARELHDEFGQSLAAIRALAASARQTAVQDCPSLLSECDGIARTATGMMEMLRGTLFRLRPPDVEELGLVASLEGLVAGWNGRSRGETRFAIRFDGAFETLPAAISASLYRIVQEALTNAAKHAGATKVSLELTMRADEIALAIDDDGRSSDPAAKSGMGLLGMRERVAALRGKLSFEAGPHGGTALRVTIPVAADRPVLERAA
- a CDS encoding DUF3280 domain-containing protein, producing MHLSRLICSAFLLVVLPAAYSPAGAGAAIGVAMDDFSYTDTSAEPANQTAAHERRLSAFMAALRRDISADGRYRPVPSAQDGAAFKVIGGIQKTSTLVQWAKVAVIDVGAKRLVMDKLYTFRGDNDESWERAEIFVSREVMAALSTPAPVALAVFDFELEDTTAASAGASAASDASYLAEVTGSVREALGQSGRYRIVDISGEAVKARALRDCGGCEAAIAQKLGADQSLIGVVRRVSRTEYTLGFQLRDARTGAVLARGDSGLRMGADYSWKRGAVRLVSDRLIESQAKP
- a CDS encoding L-idonate 5-dehydrogenase, with the translated sequence MRAVVIHAPKDLRIDSYPDPAPGPGEVRVKIANGGICGSDLHYYHHGGFGVVRIQQPMALGHEIAGVVAAVGDGVTSVKPGTRVAVNPSKPCGKCLHCQEGMRNQCLDMRFLGSAMRFPHVQGGFREFLTIDATQAVPIADELSLAEAAVAEPLAVCLHAGKQAGPLLGKRVLITGCGPIGALMILVSRFGGASEIVVTDVADAPLAVARKLGATHAINVATHATALDPWRAGKGVFDTLFEASGNQAALRTALDVLRPGATLVQLGLGGEMTLPINSIVAKELQLRGTFRFDPEFELAVRLMGEGLIDVKPLITATMPFENAVAAFELASDRSQSMKVQLSF
- a CDS encoding SDR family oxidoreductase translates to MSTALFDLSGHTALVTGSSRGLGRAIAEGMAKAGARLIINGVDPKRVEQAVAEFRAAGYLAEGAAFNVTDEPAIVAAFNDFDKKGIEVDILVNNAGIQHRKPLVEFTTDEWRKVIETDLTSAFVIGREAGKRMIPRKRGKIINIGSLGSELARPTIAPYTAAKGGIKNLTRSMAVEWAQHGIQANAIGPGYMLTDMNEALVNNTDFNNWLMGRIPSKRWGRPDELVGAAIFLASDASTYVNGQIIYVDGGMIAAM